The genome window CAGCCCCATGGTTTTGTAGACCCGCGCCATGACCTCCACGATCCTGGCCTTTTTGCCCTGGGCCGTGCCGCGCTGGGAAAGCCCTTCCAGCCGCATGGGCGCGAGCGTCCAGGAATACGGGAGCCCCGCCAGTACCCGGCTTGCGGGCACGGCCAGGGTGATCTTGCCCTCCCGAACCACGCGCGCCGGGTGGCCCGCGCCGTCCGCCAGGATATCCACGGTCTGGCCTTCAAGATGCTCCAGCCCGGCAATGACCGTGGCTTCGTCCCCCTCGTACAGCAGGGCGGAGTCCAGAAACCAGCACCCGGCCTCGTTGGTGGTTTGCCCGTCCCAGGGCGCGGCCATGCGCTCGATAAACACGCCGTTTTTGCGCTTCACGGCCAGCCAGGTTTCCGTGTGGCCGTCCCCCGGAATGCAGGCCACGGACAACACCTCCCCGTCCGTCTCGTGGCGGTGCCAGGCGATGACCTCCTGGGCGCGCAGGTAGGTGCAGCCGACCAGGGAGCCGTCATCCATGGCGCACCAGACGATGCCGTCCGGGTTCTGGCAATCCGCGATTGCCTTTATGCCGGGCCGCACCAGGTGCTCGGACATGAGCGAGATGTCCTGGGACAGGTAACTGTCGTCCACCACGGAAAAGGCCAGGTCGCGGAGCCGCCGGGAATCCGCCGAGACGTGGACGCCCGAGGCCCCGACCAGGAGCGGCCGCACCATGGCCGAGCCGTAGTTGCTGTTCCGTTTGGCCTGGATGTTCTTGCTGGTCACGGCGGCATCGCCGTCGCCGTAGATGACCCACTCCCCGCCCGAGGTGCCGCCGAGCAGGACCTTTTGCGAGAGCAGCCAGCGGATGGCGTTGACCCGCTCGGACACCAGCGAGAGGCTCATGGCGTCCGCGTCGTCGCTGCCGGTGGTGAAGTTTTCGAAATTGCCGGTCTTGCTGGCCCAGAGCTTTTGCGGGTTCTTGGGCGCGCCGCCGAACCACAGCCGCTGCTGGTGGAAGGTGACGGCGGCGGGCCAGTTGTTTTCGCCCCAGTCCGCGGGCTGGGCGGTAAAGGCGACGTCCGCAAGCGCGAAGGTATCCGCGCCGGGCCGCGTGAGTTTGCGCGGCCTGACGCGCGGGCAGACGAGGTACATGACGTCCGCCGCCTGGCAGAAGTTGAGTTGTTTGACGTCGTCCCAGGTGTAGGCCGTGGTGACAGTGGCATTGGCCAGCAGGCCGCCGTCGCGGAAGAAGCGGATTTTGCCCGGCGACAGTTCCAGAACATAGGCTTGCTCCGTGTTGTAGATGAATTCCACGAGCCGGATTTCCTCACCCGCCGCATCGGCCACGTAGGCCGTGCCCATGCGCTTGGTGGCCGCGCCGTGCGGGATGAGGGTCATGTTGACCATATCGGTGCAGGCCTGGCCGTACTTGCCGATATCCACCCGGCCATAGAGTTTGGGCGACCATTCCCCGGCCGTGAAGTTGGTGATTGCGACTGTTCCTTGCATGTTCCTCCTCTGATTGGAGTCTTGTGTGCCTGTTGCTTTTAGTTGATGTTCCCGCCGCCTGGGGACGTTTCGTCCCTACTGCTAAAACGCTTGCATCCTTTTAAAAGTACGGTAACTATAGGCTATGGAGCGCCTGTCAGAAATACTCTTCACCTTGTCCAAAGCCGTTGGGTCCCCATATGCCCTAATCTTCTGGGTCATCCTCCTGGCTGTTTTTATGCAATGCGTGGGACCGAAAACCGCTCCGGCTGACCCGAGTCAACGTACGCCGACAGCGACAATTGTTTTTACT of uncultured delta proteobacterium contains these proteins:
- a CDS encoding hypothetical protein (Evidence 5 : No homology to any previously reported sequences), with product MQGTVAITNFTAGEWSPKLYGRVDIGKYGQACTDMVNMTLIPHGAATKRMGTAYVADAAGEEIRLVEFIYNTEQAYVLELSPGKIRFFRDGGLLANATVTTAYTWDDVKQLNFCQAADVMYLVCPRVRPRKLTRPGADTFALADVAFTAQPADWGENNWPAAVTFHQQRLWFGGAPKNPQKLWASKTGNFENFTTGSDDADAMSLSLVSERVNAIRWLLSQKVLLGGTSGGEWVIYGDGDAAVTSKNIQAKRNSNYGSAMVRPLLVGASGVHVSADSRRLRDLAFSVVDDSYLSQDISLMSEHLVRPGIKAIADCQNPDGIVWCAMDDGSLVGCTYLRAQEVIAWHRHETDGEVLSVACIPGDGHTETWLAVKRKNGVFIERMAAPWDGQTTNEAGCWFLDSALLYEGDEATVIAGLEHLEGQTVDILADGAGHPARVVREGKITLAVPASRVLAGLPYSWTLAPMRLEGLSQRGTAQGKKARIVEVMARVYKTMGLRYAWAGQREDAYILPMREVDMPMGDAPAPFTGDVTLPMPGGWDTDARVIFMGKGPFPATVIMVTVSAAMNE